Part of the Synechococcus sp. HK01-R genome is shown below.
ACTGGGAAAAGGCATTTCTTGCTTATCCAGAGCTGCAGGGAGTGGGTAGAGCTGGTCCAGGGGGCTCAAATGTCTGGATTGAAATTCCAAATACACACTTCATCCTGTCACTTGCTTATAGCGTATCTTCTGTTGGTTGGTTCGTAAGGGGAGGTACTGGGGTCCCAGATTCTGATGTCGCTGAGGGATTACTGCCATGTCGCGACTGTCTTGCGGAGAACCTTGGCATACAGATAAATTCCAGCCCAAGTAACAGTTGGTCCACACTCTCAGAATGGCAGTCGCTTGATATGAAAAATCGTGATAACTGGGATGAAGGCATTAAATGGCATAGCCAACGGCGACTCATGGTCCTTGAGGCATTCAGTAAATGCATCGCAAGCCCACAGTCCTCCTAACACGGCCATGCACCTGACCCGCCTCCTACAGATTCCTGACCCGAAAAAAATCTCGAACCGACGGCTCTCTGCGGGCGGGTGATGGCCAGCGTTAGATTGCCACAACAAAGCAGGAGGCCCAATTGAAAGTGACAGTTGGCGGGAGAGAGTTGATTGACTACGCCACTCTCTTGGTACCAAGTGGCGAAGACGCTTGGGTTGAATTTACTGCAGACACGTCCCCAGTCAAAATCAAAATCTCCTTTATAGACGACAAAGAAGATCCCGAGACTGGCTATGCATTGACGGGCGCTGGAGATCACGCAATTCTGACGATAAGGAACTGGAATAATGCATTGCCAATGTGTATCGAACACCCATTTCACTTTGGCGAAGAAGATGGACGAGGCATCTATCTTCAATTTATTGGAGATTCTGTTGGCAGCCTAAAGCGGATTGAGCTTGCATTCTTCTGGGAGGCATCACAATGACCAACAGAGTGCGCTACAGCCAGGCAAATGCACGAATTGCAAAAGTCCACAACAATACGGACCAAGAGCTAATTGTTATCACAGCTGACAAGCTTGAGTTGGTTCTTCAAAGGCATCTAAGCAATCTCGAACGCCGAAAAGAGTGGATAGCGCCACTTGGCATACTGATTGCGATTGCGTCTGCATTTTCAACGGCAACATTCAAAGATGCTTACTTTTCGGCGGCAACATGGCAAGCGATATTTGTAATCACTGGTATTCTTTCTGCTATATGGCTTGTTAAAACCGGATGGACTGCGATACGGGCCCCTGCCCTTAGTGAGATCATGGATAAGATCAAGCAAAGTTCAGACAAGCAATCTAACAACCAACTGCAGCGGACGGATTCAAGTGCGTCCTCTGTTTAGCACTGGATTTTGGCCGCCGCTGATCTTGAGCGTTAGAGAGATGGGGGCGGAGCGGTTGCCGCCCATAACGGGTATACTCCCTGTATAGCCGCTGAGTTGCTGTGCAGACGCGGGTCCAGAAGTGGGGAAACAGCCTCGGGGTGCGGATCCCTCGTGGCCTTGCTGAGGAGGTTGGCCTCGGCGCTGGTACTGAAGTGAGCTTGAGTACCAAGGATGGCGAGCTTGTCGTGAAGCCGTTTGTCCCTGCTCGCCTCAGCCTCGATGATCTCTTGGCAGAGGTCTCAGAGAAGAATCTCCATTCCGCTATCGATACGGGATCAGCTTTCGGTGCGGAGATCTTTTAGTGACTGCTGCGTATGTCCCTGATCGGGGTGACTTGGTCTGGCTGGAGTTCACACCGCAGACAGGTAGTGAGCAGGCTGGACGGCGTCCTGCTTTGGTGATCTCGCCAAGGGCCTACAACGCGAAGGTTGGCTTGGCCTTGTTTTGTCCAGTGACGTCACGCGTCAAGGGTTATCCGTTTGAAGTGGCATTACCTAAAGGCAGTGGTGTGGTTGGTGTCGTTCTTGCTGATCAGTTGAAGAGCCTTGACTGGCGTGCCAGGAAGGCGAAGCTGATTGAGTGTGCCTCGCCTGATGTGCTGGCGATGGTTACAGCAAGGATCCTGCCCCTGCTTGTTCCTGACAATCCTTCAACTCCCTGACACAGCCATTCACCTGACCCGCCACTGCAGAATCACCACACCCATTGGCTCGCTTCTGCCTCAGCTCTGCGCGTACAGGTAATGGCCAGCGTTCGGTCGATAAGGAGACAGAATTGGTGTGGATGGACGATCCCTCATTGTGCAGTACTGATTTCACGGCGCATGAGATAGCCCGCCTTCCTCGAGAGTCTCGTCAAGCCGTTCAAAGGCAAGTTTGTAGCGCAGGTAGCGCCCGATAGGGCCTCAAGGCTACGGATGCCTCCCTGAAGGCTCAGTCTTTTCCGAATCGCGGATCCATGCCTTCACTTAAGCAGCCGTCTGATGGAGCTTGTGATGGCCTGGGCGCACAAGCGTGGGGCCACGGTTCCAGCTGGGCATCGAGAAGCGTTTTGATGCGATTGATGGCTTCCTTGCTGCAGACGCTGTGCGCCACTGGATCAAACACCATCCCTTGACTTCGTTTTAGCTGGCAGCCTCCGCCTTGGCATGGTGTGGCCCAGCTGATGCGATTTCTGCAAGTCGCTGGGCTGCCTTGCTGTCGCCCTCCCTCAACCAGCGCACTCACTGTTGGCTTGCTGTTTCGCTTTCGCATCCCCCATTCGGGGGATGGCCCCCACGACCCTTGGCGGCCGTTGGTTAGAAGAGCGCCCATGACCCAGTTCGAGCGCAACCAGATCCGCGCCAAGCTCCACCGTCTGGAGTTGGATGAGCGCTTCATTGAGCGCTACCTCGCCAAGCTCGATCGCAACGGTGAGTGTTATGCGATCGCCTGCCGCACGATCGATCGCTGGGAGAAGCCGGATCCCTCCGCCACCGTGCTGCAGGCACTGATCTGTGGCTTGCTTGCCGCTGCCGCTGGCGCCTGGCTGGCCCTGGTGGGTTAAGCCGCCTCGGCCTTTAAGGTTTCATCCGATACAGATCCCGCCTGAGCGGCCTGCCTGCGCCATGAAAGCTTCCAAGGTTGTCGACTTCCTCGGCCGTGTGCTGATGGCCGCCGTGTTTGTAAATGCTCTACCCGGCAAGCTCACCGATTTCGCCGGCACCGCTGGCTTCATCGCCTCTAAGGGCATCCCTGCTCCCCTGGCTGCTTTCCTGCTGGTGTGCGCGATCGCTGTGCTGATTGTGGGGGCGATTCTGCTGGTGTTTGGTGAAACCACCGTGCTCGGTGCCTCCTTGCTGCTGGTGTTCCTGGTGCCTACCACGCTGATCTTTCACACCTTCCCCATCGATCAGGGCTTTGTCATGAACCTGGCTCTGATCGGCGGGTTGATCCTCGCGATCACCCGCGGCAACGCCGGCGCCGCCCCCAGCTTCAGCAATCTGCGCGCCAGATCGGAACAGTGGCGCGGTTGATGGCTATCAAGGGGTTGCCTGCTGCAATCCCATGACTGTCGGCGACATTGTTCGCATCATCATTGCCTTCATTCTTCCGCCCCTGGCGGTGGCCACTCAGGTGGGGGTCACCGGTGCGTTCTGGCTCAATCTGATCTTCTGGTTGCTCAGTTTCGGGGGGCTGGGGCTGCCTCTCCTGGCGATCATGTGGCCTGTGGCTGTGATTCACGCGATCTACATCTGCGTGACCCGCAAGTGAAATCCGCGTCTCGTGCTGAGACCTGCAAGTCGTGTTCTGAGACACGTGTGAGATTCGCGGTGCCGCCTAGGTTCCAGCGGCAGGTCCTTCCGTAGATCCATGCAGCTCTATTTCGTGATCGGCACGATCCCCGATATCGATAGCCAGCTCGATGTTTACAGGGAATTCATCAACTACTTCGAAGCAGGGTGCCTCAACGATTGTTTCGAGGGTTTTGAGCTGATTCAGCGGGCTCACCTCCCTGGCCAGGGCCAGGTGGTGGCTTTGATGAAGGCCCGTGGCACGGAGGAGCTCTTCCGCCATCTCGCCCCTTGGCGAGCCCAGTTTGGCGTCGAGATGGAAATCACTCCGGCGATCAGTGATGCCGAGGTGGTGGCCAGTCACAAAGTGCTGTTCGCATCGATGGACGACTGAATCAGTCTCCGGCTTGCAAGCCGGGTTTCAATGGCCCTGGTGGCAACCCTGAGGTTCCAGATCGATGGCGCTCCTTCCCCGCTGGCACTACATGACCGACCAGAGCAAGGCTCTGGTGAAGCGCACCGCCGTGAGCCTGCTCGTGTTGCTCATCGCGGCCACCCTGCTGCGGGGGCTGCTGCCCTGGGTGCTTCTGGCTGTGATCGTGTGGTTTGTGTGGAGCTGGCTGAGCCGTCGTTGAGCTTGCGTCTCGGCCTGTGTCGTGATGCTGTTGCCCAGATCTCACGAAGCAGGCAGGCTCAGCCTGAGCACGCTGGTTCTCCGGATGGAACTTCGCCTCGGATCCCCGTCCATCCTGAGGGCCCTCGAGACGGCCGAGCGTCTGCTGGCCGATCAGCGTTTGGTGGCTGTGATGGCCGATCGCCTCACCCTGTCGGCCTTTGCCCTGGCCGGGCCCGTGCGCCCCGGCCTGGTGGGTGCCGCCACCACCGAAGACGAGGGTCTGCAGCTGGTGCTGCGCACCCAGCCCGATCTGCTGATCGCCTGCGATGGTCTCGAAGCGGGCTACGGCATCAGCTTGCTGCGCCGCGTGAAGGCAGAGCTGCCCACCACGCGCTTGCTGATCTTCCTGGAGCGTGAAACCCGGGAGGTGGTGCAGGAGGCCATGGAGGCCCACGCCGATGCGGTGATGTTCAGATCGAGCATGGGCAGTGGTGAGAGCGATTTCATCCAGGCCCTCAACGCCGTCGCCGAAGGCAAGGTGTATTACCCCGAAGCGATCCGCAGCCTGGCGGCTCAGTGCAGCCCCAGGCCAGGCCTGCCGCCGCTGGTGGAGGAGCTCAGCGCCAGGGAGCTGCAGGTGGCTGCTGCCGTGGCCCGCGGGCTCTCCAACAAAGAGATCGGTGATCTGTATGGCATCTCGCCGGAAACGGTGAAAACCCATGTGAGCAACGCCTCCGACAAGCTCGGCGCCAGCGATCGCACCCAGCTGGCGGTGCTGGCCCTCCTCTACGGCCTGATTGATCCGTTGGGGTGATGATGATCAGCTGCAGCCGCAGCTGACGCTGCCTTTTGTGCAATGGCTCTCGATCAGTTGAAGGCGTTCCTTGTGCGCATGCAAGACGATGCGCAGATCAAGCAGACCGTGCTGGCCGCCTCCACCGCTGACGATGTCGCCAAGATCGCTGCCGGGCTTGGTTATGAGTTCTCCGGTGATGAACTGCTGCGCTTCTCCGGCCAGAAGGTGGGCCGGGTCACCGTCTCCAAGCAGGAAACTCCCGGCGAATACAACTGAGTCCCCCGCGGAGGGTTGACGCTTCTGGAATCGTCACATCAGGGCGTGCTCTCTGATACAGCGCCGATCGTCGGCCGGGCCAAAGCTGATCGTCTCTCCTGGCGCCACCGCGCATGTCAGCTCCACGCCGCTACAGGCTGATTGATGCCGCCCTGCAGCCCCATCCCCACTTCGATGATGAATATGCCTCGCTGCCGGAGGCCCTGGATGCAGCGATTCACTGGAGCCTGTTGCTCGCCTTTGATCCGATCCAGTCATCCATCGGCGTTGAGGTGAGCACCGATTCCGGCAGCTGGCGCACGCTTCAGCTGCCCTCCAGCGCCAAAGCTCTCACTCTCTAGCCCGGAAGATCCAGGGGCGGGTGATGCCCTGCTGGCTCCAGATCCCCAGCCGTTGGCGTTGGGCCTGCCGCTCTGCCTCCAGATAGGCCTTGCGATCACAACGCTTCAGGTAGCGGTGGAAAACAAACGCCTGGCCCTGTTGAACCATCGCCAGATTGATGTTGCGCCCTTCAGAGCTGAACAGTTCCGCCACGCTGCGGCCATAGCGATCCTTCGTTTGCACCCGGACGCTGAGCCCGCTGCCCACGGGGACGAGTCGCACCAGTGCTGCTTTGGATCGCGCGCCGTAGGGAGCCTGGGCCCGTTCCGGTGCATCGATGCACGCCAGGCGAAGGGTGAGTGTGCGGCCGGCTTCGCTCACGCGCAGCGTGTCTCCATCGCCGATCGACAGCACACGCGCCCTCTGGATCACGATCGGAGTGGTGGCCAGCACCACAGCCAGCACCTCAGTCAGCACTGGGGCTGCCATCACCCACTGATGCGTCTGGCATCAATGATCCGCGCCAGCTCGAGCATGTAGCCCGCTGTGCACCAGCGGCCATAGTTGCGAGCCCGGTTTTCCAGGTCGGAGCGGATCTCAGCGGTTTCCGCCATCAGCAGATCCAGCTCACCCTGCGGGAGCTCGAAGAGCTCCTGAAGTTCCACCTCCCGATCGAGTAGGTGACTCCGGAACCACTTCTGTGTTGTGTCCTGGGGTGGGGTGTCGCGTGGCATGCCTGCATTGCCTTGATGGGCAAAGGCCGCCCCCTCCGTTGGGAAGGGACGGCCTTGTTCGCGTTCTGTGCGAAGCGACTGGCTGTTGGCGCCTGGGGCCAGGGGATCCAGAGGTGGGGTTGATGAAGCTCCGGGGCACCTACTCCGTGGAACACGGTTGGGGCGGTGCAGTGGAGTGTCGATCGACGTGGCGCACAGTCGTTGCCTGCCGAAGGACCAACCTCACGGATGGGTGGAAACTGTTGGAGCAGGGGCCGGAAAGTCAGGCTGCTTCTCAGTTTTGCTCCGGTGGAGTGTCGGCCGTCATGGGCTCCTCCGATCTCGATGCACACAGTGTTGGTGATCCCGGCGACCAGGGCAATCGGTGTTAAGGCGCATTGCCTCCAGGGGCGGAAGCGCCGAGAGTCAGAACGGCGTGCCCATGGAGTGCCCAGCCATCGCCAGGATCTTGCAGCGCCTTAGCGCTGCCCCAACAGTTCATCCCAGCTGATCAGTTGACCGTTGCTGATGCGCTGTTGGGTTTGCTGTCGTTTCTGACGGGGACCGCTTGATGGGCGGCTCGCGGATTCATGAGCAGGCAACGGCTTAGGGCCGCGCCTGGGAGCGGTGTGTTGTTTCATCGTGGTTCACCTGTTAGGCGGTATCTGGATCGCGCTGAATGGAATGAATATTCAGGCTCACTTGGCGACCGAGCGTCTTTAGGGGCTCGTTTCACATCTCCACCATCGCACAGATCCAATCGGCCCGGGTTCGCTCAGGT
Proteins encoded:
- a CDS encoding DUF3303 domain-containing protein → MQLYFVIGTIPDIDSQLDVYREFINYFEAGCLNDCFEGFELIQRAHLPGQGQVVALMKARGTEELFRHLAPWRAQFGVEMEITPAISDAEVVASHKVLFASMDD
- a CDS encoding thermonuclease family protein; the encoded protein is MAAPVLTEVLAVVLATTPIVIQRARVLSIGDGDTLRVSEAGRTLTLRLACIDAPERAQAPYGARSKAALVRLVPVGSGLSVRVQTKDRYGRSVAELFSSEGRNINLAMVQQGQAFVFHRYLKRCDRKAYLEAERQAQRQRLGIWSQQGITRPWIFRARE
- a CDS encoding DUF6864 domain-containing function, which codes for MTVGGRELIDYATLLVPSGEDAWVEFTADTSPVKIKISFIDDKEDPETGYALTGAGDHAILTIRNWNNALPMCIEHPFHFGEEDGRGIYLQFIGDSVGSLKRIELAFFWEASQ
- the mazF gene encoding endoribonuclease MazF: MTAAYVPDRGDLVWLEFTPQTGSEQAGRRPALVISPRAYNAKVGLALFCPVTSRVKGYPFEVALPKGSGVVGVVLADQLKSLDWRARKAKLIECASPDVLAMVTARILPLLVPDNPSTP
- a CDS encoding YqaE/Pmp3 family membrane protein, producing MTVGDIVRIIIAFILPPLAVATQVGVTGAFWLNLIFWLLSFGGLGLPLLAIMWPVAVIHAIYICVTRK
- a CDS encoding DoxX family protein, translating into MKASKVVDFLGRVLMAAVFVNALPGKLTDFAGTAGFIASKGIPAPLAAFLLVCAIAVLIVGAILLVFGETTVLGASLLLVFLVPTTLIFHTFPIDQGFVMNLALIGGLILAITRGNAGAAPSFSNLRARSEQWRG
- a CDS encoding AbrB/MazE/SpoVT family DNA-binding domain-containing protein encodes the protein MQTRVQKWGNSLGVRIPRGLAEEVGLGAGTEVSLSTKDGELVVKPFVPARLSLDDLLAEVSEKNLHSAIDTGSAFGAEIF
- a CDS encoding response regulator transcription factor; this encodes MELRLGSPSILRALETAERLLADQRLVAVMADRLTLSAFALAGPVRPGLVGAATTEDEGLQLVLRTQPDLLIACDGLEAGYGISLLRRVKAELPTTRLLIFLERETREVVQEAMEAHADAVMFRSSMGSGESDFIQALNAVAEGKVYYPEAIRSLAAQCSPRPGLPPLVEELSARELQVAAAVARGLSNKEIGDLYGISPETVKTHVSNASDKLGASDRTQLAVLALLYGLIDPLG
- a CDS encoding Nif11-like leader peptide family natural product precursor; this encodes MALDQLKAFLVRMQDDAQIKQTVLAASTADDVAKIAAGLGYEFSGDELLRFSGQKVGRVTVSKQETPGEYN